The region GGRTCAATCTTCTCGTTCTTTACAGGGTTCCCTACAGGCAGGTTTAGGGGTAGGCTGATCTCCTCTGATCTGCAAGGCATTCAAGGATCATGATTTTGTGCCTGGAAAGCTCCAGGTAGATTTTTKGGGGAAAATATTTTAACTCGTAAATTGATTGGAGTCAAATATAAGACAGCAAGATGGCCCCATTTTGCAACAACAAACACTGCAGCACAGATGAGTTTGATGGaccctctttaaaaaaaatgtgatctAGTTTATCGAACTCTAATCTGAATAACATCCAGGAACAGCTAAAAAGTCAGGCGGAGGGAAATAGTAGACAGACAAATTCGACAAAAACTTGACGCTTTGTTGCAATTGAGGTTTCTCGGGTGGTGGTCTTGTTGATGAGGGAGATCGTGAATGTAGTGGGTAGATTTCAGAGACTTTGTCTTTGACCGTGTGCACGAGCTGCCACCCACAGCACCAGACTGACCCAAGAATCTAAATAAGAGTTGGCGTCGAGTCATGCCACTCTAGCCATGCGCTTTCAGTTCCAAAATGTCCCATGAGTGTGTTAATCACAGTATTAGGAATTAGAACGGCCACGAACCTCCTTatgttggtcaaccatggtttgccagcgCTGTAATAAGATAGTGTGTAAAACAATGCATGTGAAGAATTTATctacactgtatgtgtgttagctGGCCAGACAGTAGGTAGAGGAATGTTTCCATAAATGTTTCTAATTAACTgacaatatgccaacattccattcaaacaatgcagtcaatccacagtcCTACACTGGCTCAAATCAGTTGATGATGGgccttagacaagttgtaaatgaaacaagtactgatattgagcatggttacatgcacacaataagaTGATTAtggtggatagtcagattaatacagtgaacaaaagtataaacgtaacaatgtcaatgattttactgaKttacagttcatttaaggaaatcaggcaatttaaataaattcattaggccctaatctaYggatttcacatgactgggcaggctggcgtggttacacgtggtctgcggttgtgaagccggttggacatactgccaaattctctaaaacgacgttggaggcgggttatggtagagaaatKARCATTAAaatctctgacaacagctctggtggacattcctgcagtcagcatgtcaactgcacgctccatcaaaacttgagacatctgtgtcaatgtgttgtgtgacaaaactgcacattttagagtggccttttattgtccccagcacaaggtgcacctgtgtaatgatcatgctgtttagtcagcttcttgatatgccacacctgtcatgtggctGGATTATSttggcaaagtagaaatgatcactaacagggatgtaaacaaatttgtgcacaaaatgtttgagaaataagctttttgtgcRTATGGAGAATTAAGATAgtaatgtaaacaccttactctgcttatgtcCATactctgcctactgccataatccgtttaatattgaattattagtgtgcatgtaaatgtactcataatagcactcacagctttctAAGAAAACTAAATCTGAGACATTTATGGTCCGTTTACATATATATGAGAGGCTATTTATATGACAATATTTGAGGTTGACTATAATTCCACTACATAATTTCTGATGCATCACAtaccttacttttattttcctgcataagtaaaatgCAGCAAATGCATCAAGTGCCTCTACTGCCATTTATTCTAATTAAACtggttttggatttctccctgaccaagatggctgccattttcacccMATGAAGTGCTTTAATAGGATCTACATCACTAGCAGGATGAAGTGAACCAAACACTCCATACGTACAATATCCAAACTTTCAATAGTAACGCAAGTCCACTACCTTACTCTTTTACGGGGCATAAAATAATTGGAACaaatctgcattttttttttttatatatcctCGCCAAAACGGTCTATTTGGATGTAAATATCTCGTTGAAAGgcgaaaataaaaacattaacaaaAATGTCTTTCACAATGTGACAGAGTTGTATTCTATTCTGACCTGCGGTTCCGAGGAAAAGGAGCACTCCGAGCCAGGACACCCAGAAGAGCATGAGGCTGAGGAAGGTCCAGAAGGGCTGCAGGGCCAGCAGAGGCAGGTGAGTGAACACCTTGCCCGCCACGTGGAACAGGGTGATGGTCAGTGCCACGCGCTTCCTCATGAagaacagcaacagcagcaggatCACCTGAAAATGGTATACACACACAACGTGATGTAGTCGGAAAGTTCAggccccttccccttttccacattttgttacgttacagccctattctaaactttattcaataaaaaaaatccatcaacctacacacaatccACCAtggtgacaaagcaaaaacaggtttttagaaatgtttataacaaataaaacagaaataccttatttacagaagtattcagaccctttgctatgagattcaaaatttaactcgggtgcatcctgtttccattggtcagccttgagatgtttctacaacttgaYtggagatgatttggaaaggaacacacacctgtctacataaggtcccacacttgcaaaaaccaagccatgaggtcgaagacattgtctgtagcgctccgagacaggattatgttgaggcacagaactggtgaaaggtaccaaaacatttctgcaacattgaaagtccccaagaacacagtcgcttccatcattcttaaaatggaagaMGTTTGGaaaaaccaagactcttcctagagctggccgcccaaccatctctgcagcactccaccaatcaggcctttatgatagtggccagacggaagccactcctcagtaaaaaggcacatgacagcccgcttggagtttgccaaaaggcacctaaagactctcatacaatgagaaacaagattttctggtctgatgaaaccaagattgaactctttggactgaatgccaagcgtcacatctggcagaaacctggcaccatccctatggtgaagcatggtggtggcagcatcatgctgtggggatgattttcagcggcagggactgggagactagtcagaatcaaaggaaagatgaacgaagcaaagtacagagagctccttgatgaaaacctgctccagagcagacAACGASCYtaagcacacagtcaagaaaaCCCAGGAGTGGTGTCGGGACAAtttccctgagtggcccagccagagcccggacttgaacccgatcaaacatctctggagacctgaaaatagctgtgcagcgatgctccccttccaacctgacagagcttgagaggatctgcagagaagaatgggagtaactccccaaatacaggtgtgccaagcttgtagcctcatacccaaaaagactcaaggcaGTAATccctgccaacggtgcttcaacaaagtaYtgagtaaagggtctgaatacttatgtaaatgctgtGCTTAATTTGATCCGGATCTGGCACATCTCGAGGcatgatttttttctctccacttttTGCAATGTAAAGATCATAACAAAAAGCAATCTAAGTTAAATATTTGTTCATTCTCctgcccccacaaaaaaaaaaacgaatgtgAAAAAGTTTATTTTCAGCCCGGGCCTAATATTCTAAGAGTTGATTCAGGTTGGGCCGATCCCGGTTTATGGTTTGCGTAACACTGTAACCWGTTTGAGACCAACGCGTGGCCGTGGCTGTGTGAGGAGCGCGCCAGTATCCCTCACATAACTACAATGAAATTAACATtttatgatctctctccctctcgctgttCTGATAGACACGAGCCTGCAAGTCATCTCTCCATTGTTGCACATCATTTCAGCACCCTtgataaattgaaataaaatTAGCCAAAATTTATAGAATTACTGCAGTCTGTCAGAAATAAAAGGAAatcattcagaatagcctactacaccatgaAAAGGCCTagaatttagccacagaggatcaataacgtatttattttttcatttttcattgtcTAGCTGTGGATTGTAGCGCAATAACAAGGAATAGCCTACCGCCGGGAACACgcagcaaatctgtcagtgaaaaaacagcatgccagacaaaacaggcctttcgcagYATTTCAAATACAATcgagggaaaacacaggttggaaagcaaatggctcctgctgaaaataGAAGACTATCCTGAAGGCTACCAAAATATTGGgtaacttccaaatattgttttacaagtGAGATAGGCTTTTGGCACAAGCGCATCTGCCATCACCAGCGAGTGAGCTGTGCATTATTGGGcaagtcagtgaaactggaaagcaYTTTTAGCACTATAATTTCTTCCTCACATTGTAGCCTAcaatgtctccacacacctaggcctaggctaaTGATGGATTCAATACAATATTGtaccaaagtctccagtcatgtaaaatgatgtagaattgcatgaaatgcgtttataaaagagCTGATTTTTAGTAGCCTAGGGTTTGGGGAAAATGTTCCCAATGTGTGCACCTTCTGCAAgtacctctactctactgctctatgccactacACAAATGCGATtagcatgcaatgctttattaaaaAGCAAAATAgtacctcagagctccccaggtcacccccctcttgtgctcactttttgttccggcacctcccgatttacaaattaagacctgtgtaaatgtgatatttcattttttatatatttttttttatgtgaaaaaatgtctaaaaacctgtatttgctttgtcattatggggtattgtgtgtagattgatgagggaccatttaaaaaaaaatctattttagaataaaggctgtaacgtaagaaaatgtggaaagagtcaagaggtctgaataccttcagaatgcactgtatgctggtTATCAGTTATAGGATAGGGATGTGAATACATTTACTCAGTGCTAGTTATCAAATGAAGATAGGAGTATGTAGGAATGCAGTGTTTTCCACTAGTGCCGACCATCTGCTTAAACAGCAGATTACAGACTCATTTTCAGCCGGCTACTTTTTCGCACTTAAATTCACAAGGCTACTTTTCAATTTTAAATAAARttgtagagaagtacagatcagggttataAAAAAGTATCCGAAacttttgaacatcccacggagaaccattaaatccattataaaaaaattgaaagaatatggcaccacaacaaacctgccaagagagggccgcccaccaaaactcacagaccagacaaggagggcattaatcagaggcaacaaagagaccaaagaYaaccctgaaggagctgcaaagctccccagcggagattggagtatctgtccacaggaccactttaagccatacactccacagagctgggctttacagaagagtggccagaaaaaggccattgcttaaagaaaaaaataagcaaacacatttggtgttcaccaaaaggcatgtgRgagactccccaaacatatggaagaaagtactctggtcagatgagactaaaatgtagcttttgggccatcaaggaaaacgctgtctGGCGCAAACGCAACACCTcttatcaccccgagaacaccatccccacagtgaagcatggtggtggcagcgtcatgctgtggggaagtttttccatcggcagggactgggaaactggtcagaattgaaggactgatgggtggcgctaaatacagggaagttcttgagggaaacctgtttcagtcttccagagacttGACACTGGGACRGAGGTttgccttccagcaggacaatgacccWaagcatactgctaaagcaacactcgagtRgtttaagggaaacatttaaatgtcttggaatggcctagtcaaagaccagacctcaatccaattgagaatctgtgctaTGACTTAAAGatcgctgtacaccagcggaacccatccaacttgaaggagctggcaaaaatcccattggctagatgtgccaagcttatagagacataccccaagagactaacagctgtaattgctgcaaaaggtggctctacaaagtattgactttgggggggtgaacagTTAAGCACCGTCAAGTTCtgtttggtcttatttcttgtgttgtttcacaagaaaaaatattttgcatcttcaaagtggtaggcatgttgtgtaaatcaaatgatacaaaccgccccaaaaaatctattttaattccaggttgtaaggcaacaaaataagaaaaatgccaagggggtgaatactttcacaagccactgtagaaTCCTATACATCCCACCTCGCRCACAGCAACAGTGCCTGGACCACAKCAACAGTGCCTGGAGTGTTGTKCACACTGAGTGAAGttctgaaatatacatttttagaAGTGCACAGGCATAGAAGTTGGTTGAATTTACCCAAAAGTGTACTAGTGTGACTTAGACCTCATGTTTTTGGGCTATTTACATCGTTTTGTTCACAYACACTAGGTTGTTCATCTGCTACCAGCAAAAGGATGTCAGAGAATCTTTTCTCTCAGACAAACAGAAATGTGAATCCCAACATTACCACGGTAAAGGCCCGCCCCTTAAAGTGGcagctgaaaatgtttgtctcagATGTGAGTCATATATTAGAGGGTACATTGATTGTATTTCATTGAGCATGGAACACCCCAAAAAACTTTTATTCATAAACTTGAGTAATTTATCATAAAACACTCTTCTTCAAATAATTTAATTGTGTGCTCCTTGTAAAACATGTCAGCGTAGAGCCGTGAATTTGCACGTCCCAGGTAATGTAGCCTAAGTGTTAACGAGGAGTCAAAATCAACTTACACTGTATATGAACAATAAGGCTAACAGACAcctttcatttatttttcaagatAACGTGGGCATTGGGCTATTTACATTTTTCTGTgtgaataaaatacataatttgacGAACATACATTGTGGCATTTCATAGCTtgcagtaaaactgtaaataAGACTGCGATCTcaagaggaaacaggttaaatgtttaaaaaataaataataataatggcattAGAATGTACCACCGGCCAGCAAAATATAattctgcaacaacaacaaaaaataggtACATGTGGAAAACACTGATTCGGAatggtggggcggcaggtagccgcgcggttaagagctttgggccagtagctgaaaggtcgctggttcaataTCCCCGAGCCCACTACGTGAAAAATCTGTAAGAGTGTCGgctaaatgtctaaaatgtaaatgtgggtCAGGTCATATCTGTCTGTGTTACAGAAGAAACTATGGCTTTTATAGTTGCAGAATCAAGACACGTTTTTGCAAAAAAGCGTTGGTCAGGTTTTCCAGTTTTCCAGACTTAAAGCTTGCCTGTCTCTGTCAACATCAGGCTTTTTCTTGTTACTGAAAGAGCAAATACACAGTACAATATAAACCCTCCATGCACTCTCACAACACACCTTACCCATATAAAACAGGAATCACAACACATGGCGACAAGCACACAAACGTACCGTGAAGACAGTGGCAAAGATGGCGTAGACCAGCAGAGCTTGGACGTTGTCTGTGGCCACCTGCTGTTGGGGTGTTGGGGAGGTACCAGTCTGGTCGGTCAGATTTGTCCTGTGGTCCACGTAGAGCCACCACAGAACCCCGGTCCCACCTGAAACACACAGTTCATTTGGCTTCCTGACTTTCATACTGTTACTACTTCTTATTGAGCTCCCTACAATGTTTATCCGGAGAGCAGTTGTAAAAATGTTTATCCGGAGAGCAGTTGTAAAATTGTTTATCCGGAGAGCAATTGTAAAAAAACATATCCGGACagcagttgtaaaaaaaaatatccggagagcagttgtaaaaaaaaatatccggagagcagttgtaaaaaaaaatatccggagagcagttgtaaaaaaaaatatccggagagcagttgtaaaaaaaaatatccggagagcagttgtaaaaaaaaatatccggaGAGCAGTTGTAAAAAGAAATATCCGGAGAGCAGTTGTAAAAAGAAATATCCGGAGAGCAgttgtaaaaaaagatatatacggAGAGCAGTTGTAAAAACATTATCCGGAGAACAGTTATAAAACATTATCTGGAGATGGTAATTCCTCACTGCAGGGACAATGGATTGTGAGGAGAGAGGCTCATTCTGGTCCATGCTCAATTTTTGCAGTGTGTTTTTGCAAGCAATCTAATTTTGTGAGGTAAAATTTATTTGAACTCACATTTCACAATCTGACATAATGGTAGGTGACCTTTTAGGCTTTACAATAGAAGTGTGCTATAATACAGGTTTCTTCATACATTTTTAAGCACTACAGAATGAAGTAAGAGACGTTTGAGAGCCAAATGAACGGGAAGCTTACCTATAGAGCCCAGAACCACGAGGGCGGTGAGTATCCAGACCAGCACGACAGAGATGTAGCGAATCACCACCATCAGGATTATGGAGAGGACTAGAGGATAGAAATAAAAGAGATGAAACGATGCCATTGTCATGACAAAAAATGCCTTATTATTGTATAACGGCTATATTTATTGAAACATACGGCATAATTGTGTGATGTTTCATGTACATTTAAGGGGGGGGACACACACGACTACTTCTTTTGGATGCCAGCGCTCTACAGTGCAACCTTCTTACTCGTATATGCGCTTAAttattttgctgtgcgacctggaatttTCATTTAGTGCGCCTAGAATGAAAATCACCCAGATGATAATTGTTGCAATAATTAGGGTACTTCACTGCACTGCAGCCTGAGTACCATGGAGAATACACTGAGCGCAGATTCATGACGGTCATGCTTGCACTATTACTACAAAGAAAACAGCTTGTTACCTCAAATATTCTCCATTGTGCTCCTACATGTCTACGTGTGCTCCTAAATCGTTCTCCTAAATTTCAGTGTGCTCCTAAATTTCTGTGTGTGCTCCTAAAtgtttctacttttaaaaaagGTCAGCGTAGAGACCTGTATGCCGTCAGCTCTCCTGGAGACATTTCCTGTTATGATTTCCTGACCCTGTCTCAGGAAACACAACTTTCTACGTGGAGAGCAGAGGCCTCTTTGGCACAATTAAATCAAgcagtacacagagagagaagtcatTTAGGATATACACAATAATGCTTTACGAGGCTATACAGACAGCTAGAACATAAAATTCCACTTTAGGATGTACAGTACCTAGAGCCAGCACGCATAGGCCCATGATGATCTCCTTGCTGGCCATCACCCCGGCGATGACCCTGTGCAGCATGCTGTTGTCACTGACGAAGGTGACGAAGGCCTCAGCGAACTGGGCATAGCAGGAGATGTCCACAGGAGTGCAGCGGTGGAACACCGGGAGAGAATTACTGCACaaggggagaggatggggaaATGGTATCATCAGCATAGTCTCGCTAGTGTGTAAGTCTCGCTAGTGTGTAAAAAAAGGACTGTACCTTGGTGGCACGGGGAGTTTGGGGCACTTTTTGGATCTCTCTCCGTGGCTTGGATACTTGGAGACTGGGATGTCGTACGAGCAGAGCTCCGACCCTATGCAAAGAGGAGAAATAGGAAATAAACATTGCGTAATTCATTTCCACACTGTGGAAATGACCAATGAATACATGCATACAGTACGGATTAGAGCAGGAGGAACGCGCACCATTTTGCAGCGCAAACTTTTTGACGTCAGTGTACGTCTTGAGCTCTATGTCTGGACACCTGGACACACAGAGGGCCATGGACTTGATCTTCCTGTTCAGGATGTCAATGTTGCAGGGGTCCAGGAAGAAGACATACCTGGAAAAGGTCAAAGAACAGGACTTCAATNTGGACACACAGAGGGCCATGGACTTGATCTTCCTGTTCAGGATGTCAATGTTGCAGGGGTCCAGGAAGAAGACATACCTGGAAAAGGTCAAAGAACAGGACTTCAATTAGGATGGAGGGAAGtagaaaaacatcctgaaaaaGAGTGAGATGGAGTGTATTGGTCAATGGCACATGCTCCTTGAAGGAAGCCAAGAGCCCAAGTAAGACAGAACTAAACATCTGCAAATTTGAGTAACATCCTTGAATGTTCCCTTCCATCTTGCAATACAATAAATTGCACATTTTCCTAAGTATAGTTTCATAGTAGACTTTGTGATGTAGGTTGTGTAAAATGTGATGTGGGATACAGCTTATCAAACAGTCCAATCTCTGTAGCCAAAACGCCCCTGCTGCCCCTCACTCAAAACGTCAATGGGCAACCAGCCCAGCTTTTGAAACAAAGCCCATTGTCTCACTGAAACTGTTCCTAGAGACTGCTAGAATGGAAACTTACTGGACGAGCAGCTCAAAAAAAAGAAAGTTGAATCATGTTTGAATAATCTATTCGAATATcttccaaaaaaaaaaagaacacggGCGTGAATTAATGCAAAACATTGCTGCACTCAGGCTGCAtgtgaaatggcaccctattccctagtgcactattATTGACCCCAGCTCTRGTCAaaaagagtgcactatatagagaatagggtgccatttcagacccaCATCAGTCTTTTCTGACCACAGGTAACAAGAAGTGAGTATAGTAAGATTTAGAGTAAAGTGTCCTACAGTAACACCCTGTGCTGGCAAGATAATTAAGCAAGAAGGCATGRgggggtgtggtatatggccaatataccacggctaagggctgttctatcRCAcgacaacgcggagtgcctggatacaacccgtagccatataccacaaacccccgaggtgccttattgctattataaactgattacccaCATAAStagagcagtaaaaataaatgttttgtcatacccgtggtaatcagcattcagggctcgaacccccCAGTTTATAATCCTCTGTAACCCACTGATCTCAGTGGTTAAcccatcaacaaaacaaatgcgCATCCAAGCTTTAACAGGCCKTGCATYAGATGAGCAAGAGAGTATAAGTGGCAAACTGGATTTCCAAATGATGAAATCCATGTTTGTGCACCGGTAATGTTAAATGGCGTGTGTTAAACTACCACAACAAAGGCTTGTCGAttgtggggaggaagagggagagagttagcCTGGTTAAATCACACTGAACAATGGCGAAGGCCACGTTctgtctggtttaaccaggctaggagAGAGGAGTCATAACCTGCTGAGCCTACATTGTCATGGGACTGGACAGCTCGACCAAAACATAGTTATTACTTTGCTATATACATGATAGGCATCCATCTCGAGATGTTCCACATTTCCAAYGCGACTTACTTGTTGTCGGTCTGATCCCGGCCACTGAGCTCGACCCCCTCGATCTTGCCATTCTTCTGACCGCAGGTGTTACCGTAGCTGTCGTAGCCAGAGATGAGCCTGGATGCAGCTCCCGTGGAAATGGAGAAACCAGCGATACAGGCCTACAGGGGAAGCAGCTTCCATTAATAACAATATCACCATCATGACAATGTACACACCAAAAATATCAGGGTAGCACTGAACTATGCTGGTAAATACAATAATCAGTGTGTAGTGCCttttgcttaaaaaaaaacagaagcttTGGTTCCGAATTCAAGGTCCAGTtggtgaggacagagaggaagaggcgaagcgagagggataactgggcccaaagTCTGTCTTCKCCAGCATGTGAcgtttttgtatggaggttaaTGAGTGTCAAATgtcattaacaaaaaaaaattatgcttATTTGCTCGAATATACGTTTTGTAATAATTAGGTTGTTATGTGTACTTATATAATTAGGCCACGTTACATCCCGGCAACTATTAAGAGTTCTGCCTGGTAGTCACTaattaacacagccacaaagtcataaatcctgcctatttctacaatttttcttcttcaaatgtgattttaaacctcatccttaaccacactgctaaccgtatgcccaaccctaaaccttaaattaagactaaaacacaaatgtttgttttcatgaatgtttacgataccctttgtggctgtggtaacttgtGCTCattcacacgcgtatctgccccctcattggctagaatggtcccacctgatcttgcctcctcctgactgctttccatttttgaagacatgTATTTTCATTAGAGCCGCCActagagtatctggtcaatataatcgATCATCTGTTGTGAGGAGCAACTGAACAAATGTCCAGTCGACTGCAGTCTAAAGTTCATGACCTTTGATGACACGGTTGTTGTAAAAGTCATGCAGTCCCAAGTCGGACACTTTTTATAATAACGTGACCAGGGTTAGTCAACGTCTTGACAAAAGCGATCCGCTCGAACGCGCCCATKGTGGTCTACAAAGAAATCACAACTAACTCACCATTCCGATACAGAACAATGYGAATATGATGAGCCATGGAATATCCGTGCAGCTTCGATCCTCCAATGGTTTCCACTCGCGCTGCTTTTGCTAACAAATAAAATTGAGAAACAATCAAAATCGTCATCTGTGAACACCTGGTGCATGCGCGAAACTGGTTTAACCTGGcgtgcttttttgttgttgctcaagTCAGTTTTTCCACACACAgcaactactgtactgtaattgacTAAATAACTTAGTTTCACCCAAATTAACATGCACGCGTCTTTTTACACACGGAAGTAGCCCGTTGTTTAAAACGTAAGCAACTATGGCTTACTACATATAGTACAAGACAACGCCTCGAAAGATCTACAGTCGACAACAACGTGTACGTGTTCGTAGCTAAATGGATATCCCAAAACAGATAATGTTAGCAACAAATCCaaaaatgtctagctagttagTTTTGTCTTAAATATCCCGAACCCCGATTACCTCTGAACTGCCACAGCATCCCATTGTTAACAGGCGATTTAGGGAGTGACTGGAACTTCCAAAACACCACAATCGTTTAAGTTTCAAGTGCCCGCCTCACTTCCTTGCCTGTATTTTACACTGCGCTTCTAAACAGATTAGTTGTTTAGCAAACTCTTCYCCTCAGCTGCATCCATGGCCTCTATTGATAATACGGAATACTTCGCAAGGAT is a window of Salvelinus sp. IW2-2015 linkage group LG13, ASM291031v2, whole genome shotgun sequence DNA encoding:
- the LOC111971630 gene encoding choline transporter-like protein 1; amino-acid sequence: MGCCGSSEQKQREWKPLEDRSCTDIPWLIIFXLFCIGMACIAGFSISTGAASRLISGYDSYGNTCGQKNGKIEGVELSGRDQTDNKYVFFLDPCNIDILNRKIKSMALCVSRCPDIELKTYTDVKKFALQNGSELCSYDIPVSKYPSHGERSKKCPKLPVPPSNSLPVFHRCTPVDISCYAQFAEAFVTFVSDNSMLHRVIAGVMASKEIIMGLCVLALVLSIILMVVIRYISVVLVWILTALVVLGSIGGTGVLWWLYVDHRTNLTDQTGTSPTPQQQVATDNVQALLVYAIFATVFTVILLLLLFFMRKRVALTITLFHVAGKVFTHLPLLALQPFWTFLSLMLFWVSWLGVLLFLGTAGSPVQSEEAGLVEYRISGPLQYMVWYHAVGLIWISQFILACQQMTVAGAVVTYYFTRNKSELPMTPIVSSMLCLTRYHLGTVAKGSFIITLVEIPRLILTYIHNQLKGKENACARCMLKSCICCLWCLKKCLMYLNQNAYTATAINSTSFCTSARDAFVILVENALRVATINTVGDFVLFLGKVLIVSCTAFVGVLSLNYQRDYTVWVLPLLIVCLFSWLVAHCFLSVFEIVVDVLFLCFAVDTKHNDGSPGREFYMDKALMEFVENSKNMAGRDRSBADGVCAEMKSMEYISAGPDPVLSSMTQLSA